ACTTCCCGGAGTTCCTGACCATGATGGCCAGAAAGATGAAGGACACGGACAGCGAGGAGGAGATCCGGGAGGCCTTCCGTGTCTTCGACAAGGTGGGCATGGCGGGGACTGCGCTGGGGAACCCCATGGCCCATCTCCCTGCCGTCTCACCCGTTTTCATGCCCCCCCCCGACCCCCCAGGACGGAAACGGGTACATCAGTGCCGCTGAGCTGCGTCATGTCATGACGAACCTCGGCGAGAAGCTGACGGACGAGGAGGTGGATGAGATGATCCGGGAGGCGGACATCGACGGCGATGGGCAAGTTAACTATGAAGGTGTGACGGGATGGACAAACAGGCAGGCCGGGCTGTATGGGGGGGTGCTGGGGCAGGGGGCAGCTCAGCGCTCACCCCGCGGCCCGCTGTCGCCCACAGAGTTTGTACAGATGATGACCGCGAAGTGAAGGCCCGGCAGCTGGCAATGCCCGGCCTTGGATCTTGGATCTCGCCTCCCTCCCACGCCCGCCCGCGGCCCGGTTCTAGCAAACACCAATTGATCGACTGAGAATCTGATAAAGCCACAAAAGATTTGTCCCAAGCTGCATGACTGCTCTTTCTCCTGCCTCGGGGTCTCCTGCcacaccccccacccctgcccacccccccacacacccctccctgtcctccctcctcctcctcactccaTTGCCTGCTCCCGGGAGGAGTCTCCCATCACCTCCAGCTCTGGGGGGGAGGCGCGGGGGGCTCCTCCCACCCTCCTCTCTCCCCGTGtcacctttcttttctcctcttgacTTGGGGGTGCTGGCGTGACTGGCCAGGGAGGGACCCAGCATCATGCAGGCGCCAAAGCCTGCCTGCCGCCACCGCAGCATGTGGCCCTGGAGTCCTGAGGGGGTGGACAGGGGCCATGGCGCGAGTTGGGGGTGCGTGAGAAGCCGGCATTCTCGTCCCACGCGAGGGGGGCAGCGCTCGGACCCCTGCGGCTGCGCTTCAGTGGCCCCCCTGGGCAGGGTGGCCACTGCCCTATGGCTTGTCCTTGAGCCAAGTCCTGCTGTTGTGTGTCACCTGGTGCTAATCCTCCGCTCGCTGGCCCACCCGCCCGCATCCCCGGCTGGGTGCGGGGCCAGGGGGGTTCTGTAATGTGCCAGCTCCCCCcaaagcttgtgtgtgtgtgtgcgcgcgcttcCCACACACCTAACCCCTGTCCAAGCCCGTGCGGGGCTCACTGAAGGGTGGGGAGAGGGACGATGCACCCCACCAGGCTCTCCTGAGAACACCCCTGCAATAagaacccccaccccacctctgctGTCTGTGCTCCCCGCCACACCCCCGCCTGCCCCCCACGCCCCAGCGGACAGCATGATCCCGTCCGCAGCTGCTTCTGGCTTCCCCCCTGGGACAAGTGCGTTGAAGAGGGCAGTTAGTCGCCGCCCTTTGGGGTCTTAATCCCCCCTGCTCATTGCACCCCCTGTCCCCCAATTCCCCaatggtttttgtttgggtcCTGGACCTGCCCAGCTTCGAGGCACCCCTTCTCTGccctggggaggggagggagggcgggGCGAGGGGAGAAGGGCAGGAGGGGAGGTTGTGGGCATTCTCAGAGTGTTTTcctcttggtttttcttttttttttttttctttttcttttctttttttcctttttttaagaaaCCGGGCGATATTGTGTTCAGTTCAAGctgtgaagaaaaatatatatcaatgttTTCCAATAAAATACAGTGATGCCTGGCTGACTCCTCCCCTCTCATCTGGATGTTGGGCCCGGCCTGACCCTCCCTGCCCAGATGGACCCAAGGCTGCACCCTGGTGTGGGGGTGTCTGGGCAGGGCTGACGGAAGAGGCAGAGGTAGCCTGAGGGCAGCGTCATGGACTCCCGAGCACCCACGGAGTGAGGAGTAGCGTCGGGACCCGAGAAATAAGATGTTGATTTTTGGGGTGCCAGAAGCTTGTCTGAGGGAGAGTGTGAGGGCTCTCACGGCAGGACAAGTGCAGAGGGGCGCACAGACTCGGAGAACTTGAGGCACTGATGGACACAGAAGTGGTCAGGTGGTTTGAGGGCCCAAGGGGAGAAGGAATCCAGCAGAACACCAGGGACCCCCCCAACACTCAGCTCTGCACACCTTTGAGTTgagcagaaacacacacacacccccaatctGGCCTGGAGGACATGGAGAGGGCCATCATGCCTGTCTCTAAATTGGGGCTCTAGGGCTCAGTTGCACACAGCTTACGGGGCCGGGGGTCTGTttgaccaccaccaccccagaaccatatatgaagcaaccagaaataagccttgagcacttccaggtgtgactcaacaaAATTTGAAGTAGTATTTGAgccacactcgacagtgctcaagggttactcctagctctgctctcagggaccactcctggcgggctcagggaacccaacatgggatgccggggatcaaacccatgtcaaccAATTGCAAGACCGGCGCCCTCCATCTGCTcaggcccccaaagaaaaatgttctaaatAAAAAGGGTTTGAAAGCACCTCTGTTGGGGTGCTGCGGACTGTGCTCTGACAGAAGCATCGGGTGGGGGGGTACCCAGCCAACTTGAGTCTGGGTGCTTTCTTCACTGCCTGGACTCTACCACTCCGGAGCCCTCTGAGCAAGCTTGTACCTGGCCATTGCTACTTGTCCCAATAGGAAATAAGCCCAAGGAGTTATCGGAACTTCAAAATGGCAGAACAACTGGATTCTGAACTGGATCCAGCCTTTGACACCGAATCCACGCAGCCAACTGTCTGCCTTTAGAACAACTGAGCACTGAAGACTAGTTGGGTGtatgccttgtacgcagccaacctggctgggatccccaacaccccatagggtcccccgagccccaccacaagtgatacctgagcgcacaaccaggagtcagccctgagtatcgactggatgtggcctcaaaaccaaaaataaaataaggccgAAGCAATACAGCGGTAGGGcgatggccttgcatgtggctgacccatgtggttcgaatcccggcatcccatatggtcccccaagccttgccaggagcgatttctgagcacagagccaggagtaaacccctgagtgctgccgggtgtgtcccaaaaacaaacaaaaatgtagaattaaaaaatattaaaagtgccCTCGAGATAGCTCTTAGACTCCCCCCACCACGAGCATTACCAGGATCAGTTTATCAAGCACAAGAGCTCCAGGCAGAAACTGGACTGGCCTCAGGTATGCCCGgctgagatagcacagtggggtgtgaggttttttctgggggggtggggttcacacctggcagtgctcaggttactcctggctcatcatgggatgctggggttcaaaccgccgtccatcctgaatcggctgcatgcaagtcaaacgccctaccgctgtgctatctctgccccCATGAACCTCTCCATTCTACAGAAAACTCCAATCCCACCACTGCAGTgagggcaggtttggggaccccAGAGAATTTGTGGTCTGAGTACCCACACCTGCAGTGATTTTGCATTGAGCCTGGGGAACCCCTCACAGCCACTTCCAACCTGGGACAGGTCATGTCCCCCCCTGGGTCCTGGGGTAAAGAATGAAGCTTCCtggaccagagagctagcacagaggtagtgtgtttaccttgcacgcaaccaatccaggataaactagtggttcgaatcccggcatcccatatggtcccctgtgcctgctgggagtgatgtctgagcacagagtcaggagtaacccctgagcgctgttgggtatgacacccccccccaaaaaaaaaaaaaagaatgtaacaatggggaaggtgctggccttgccgCTGCTGATTCAGGTACCAGATCCCGCTTCCCTGAGCTGCACCCAGATCAACGCTAGGCATAATTCCCCAGAAATAACAAGCCAAAAATCCCTATGCATGGCActagagagataccacagcagggaaggcatttgctttgcatgtgtctgaccaggTTAGATCCTCAATATCCTAAATGCCccaccccaagtactgccaggagtaacccctgagcagcgctgggtgtgaccccaaaagaaacaaaccaaaaaatgatgTTCCCATTTATGctgccttctt
This window of the Suncus etruscus isolate mSunEtr1 chromosome 14, mSunEtr1.pri.cur, whole genome shotgun sequence genome carries:
- the CALM3 gene encoding calmodulin-3, with translation MADQLTEEQIAEFKEAFSLFDKDGDGTITTKELGTVMRSLGQNPTEAELQDMINEVDADGNGTIDFPEFLTMMARKMKDTDSEEEIREAFRVFDKDGNGYISAAELRHVMTNLGEKLTDEEVDEMIREADIDGDGQVNYEEFVQMMTAK